One genomic segment of Primulina tabacum isolate GXHZ01 chromosome 9, ASM2559414v2, whole genome shotgun sequence includes these proteins:
- the LOC142556867 gene encoding uncharacterized protein LOC142556867 produces the protein MSDRLIKWTTELGEYDIQYEPRTSIKAQALADFLAETVHQENEDPWKVYVDDSSSKAGSGVGVVLISPAGEEVKLAVRLDFRASNNEAEYEAVFAGLRAARNVGATRVLIFSDSHLVAQQMKGVYDVKDEKLIEYAQEVDRFREKFT, from the coding sequence ATGTCTGACCGTTTGATTAAGTGGACTACTGAACTGGGAGAGTATGATATTCAGTATGAGCCGAGAACATCTATTAAAGCGCAGGCCTTAGCCGATTTTTTGGCTGAGACTGTACATCAGGAGAATGAGGACCCTTGGAAAGTGTATGTGGATGACTCCTCGTCAAAGGCTGGAAGTGGAGTGGGAGTAGTACTGATTTCGCCAGCTGGGGAGGAGGTGAAGTTAGCGGTAAGGTTGGACTTTCGAGCATCCAACAATGAGgcagagtatgaggctgtgtTTGCAGGACTTCGAGCAGCCAGAAACGTGGGAGCTACCCGGGTACTTATTTTTTCTGACTCACATCTGGTAGCACAGCAGATGAAGGGAGTATATGATGTGAAAGATGAAAAACTTATTGAGTATGCTCAAGAAGTGGACAGATTCAGAGAGAAATTCACATAG